The nucleotide sequence CATGCTCTCCCACGGTATTTTCTACCAAGGGTTTTTGGACGGTCTGCCAAGTTCTATATAAAACATAACATACAAGGGTGAGGGTGAGGGGAGTTATAAGAAAAAGGCATTTTCTAAATCGGTATTTGGGAGGTTACGGAGATGTTTGTTCGACAAATTCAAAAGGCATGGGTAGTAGTGATGGGTCTGGTTTTTGTACTGGCTGGGATAACGTTGGCAGCAGAGGAGAAACCAGAAACGCCAACAGCGCTTAAAGGCAGCAAGATTATCTCGGCAGAGGAGGCAAAGGCACTTCTCGACAAAAAGGAGGCAAATTTTTTTGATGTAAGGTCTCCTGTAAATTACGGCAAGGGACACATCCCGACTGCGGTTTCTCTCCCCTACAAAGAAAAAAGTGCGTGGAAACCAGATTTTAACGCCTCTCTGGACGAGTTTGACCTGTCAAAATTGCCAAAAGATAAGAATGCAAAGATTGTCGTTTACAGTGACGGCACTACTGGCTGGAAGTCATACAAGGCAGCAGTTATTGCCATAAAAGCCGGGTATAAGAATGTCATGTATTATAGGGGCGGCTTTGATGAATGGGAGAAAAAAGGTTATCCAGTTGAGAGGTAACAAGATTTAAGGGGGCAATGGCCTATTGCCCCTTTAGACCCCATAGAATCAGGAAGATACATGTTTAGAGTACTGGATAGACTGACCATAAAGAAAAGGCTCTTTTTAGTAATAGCCTCTATATTAATTTTAATATCAATAATGGTTTTGTCCATCTGGATTGGTTTTCGTGCCATAAATCACAAAAACAGCATCGCTCTATTATTAGAAAAAGAAGCGGTATACTTACAGGCGGTGGCGAGAGGTTTAAGCGAATTCATTGTTACCCAGGGCACGCCAGCTTCAGTGAAATTGACAGAAGAGGCTATGGGAAAGTTTGATGAAACATGCAATACATTAGTATCCGAACTTGGTGAGACTGATACGGCCATTGCGATAACAGAAAAAGTCATCCCTAAGTGGAAGAAGATTAAAGGTGCTGCTGAATCCCTCTTGCAGATTCAACGAGATGCCCTTACTGATGAGGCAATGATAAAATTTGGCAGGCTGTCAGCAGAAATTGATTTGCTGCTTAAAGATACGCAATCCATTGCTGAATCCGTTCGGAAACGCGCTGACTCAGACACCGGGAGGATATTGACCGCAATCGCTATTATTGTTGTTGCAATTATATTAGCGGTAAGCTTGCTCCTTATCTCCACTTATCGCTCTGTCTCCGTACCCATAAAGACCCTCACAGAGGCCACACAAAAGATAGCCTCCGGGGACTTAGAAGTAAATATAGAGGTAAGTTCAACTGACGAGATAGGGATATTGGCCAGCGCCTTTAACAGTATGGCTTCAGAAATCAAACAAAGCCATGAAGAACAGAGAATGTTATATGAAAAGGAGCAGCGAAAGGTTCATCAGATGGCAGTCCTCCAGGAGGCAGTCTCAGATACAGCATCTGACCTCGCCCTTGAGCCATTGCTGGAGCGGCA is from Nitrospirota bacterium and encodes:
- a CDS encoding rhodanese-like domain-containing protein, which codes for MFVRQIQKAWVVVMGLVFVLAGITLAAEEKPETPTALKGSKIISAEEAKALLDKKEANFFDVRSPVNYGKGHIPTAVSLPYKEKSAWKPDFNASLDEFDLSKLPKDKNAKIVVYSDGTTGWKSYKAAVIAIKAGYKNVMYYRGGFDEWEKKGYPVER
- a CDS encoding HAMP domain-containing protein yields the protein MFRVLDRLTIKKRLFLVIASILILISIMVLSIWIGFRAINHKNSIALLLEKEAVYLQAVARGLSEFIVTQGTPASVKLTEEAMGKFDETCNTLVSELGETDTAIAITEKVIPKWKKIKGAAESLLQIQRDALTDEAMIKFGRLSAEIDLLLKDTQSIAESVRKRADSDTGRILTAIAIIVVAIILAVSLLLISTYRSVSVPIKTLTEATQKIASGDLEVNIEVSSTDEIGILASAFNSMASEIKQSHEEQRMLYEKEQRKVHQMAVLQEAVSDTASDLALEPLLERQAFHAAILVK